From one Streptomyces sp. N50 genomic stretch:
- a CDS encoding LPXTG cell wall anchor domain-containing protein, with the protein MTSHRTVLGTALAAVVLALAPGSAALAASPSPLPTQSYAVIDADKQLNVGASAQSVHVGWTFYDGGANVPLQTNETLVIDARDLSGIASVTVDDARCTAAGQVFTCVNKDVAQPPYVDFTVRADPGAAVGATGTLKYAVSADHGTGATAEAKVVVGVPDLVVGKVPDVTHAKLGSRIELPLRLRNTGDLATDRRIMLRWEEVGGLVFDRKFSNCAYGDGDDPVEPGSQASVTCIFTAPVAAGATVELSSPLTATVGKHVLTAVTDYSAELLKPGVDPGGGVHQGTGPALTLVPASGAGDGFESGATGQVRVSADSSADLAATAAVTPRGTAGQWTLTLNAVNHGPASAYGVGNKAVALLDVVLPKGTVATGNAFEEGEDGPYGECFLWVSDTKTAPFAAGHRHYVCPVPRGVAAGKSQLFVLWVKPAKDYTDAKGTATVRPGPAGIALHDRNTANDSVTFAFDKAAASPTSSTSASSPTSGTSLTPGASGGTSATPTATAAPGGTLPHTGTGPMALIAGAAGGAVVLGSAALLVARRRRNSR; encoded by the coding sequence CCTGGCCGCCAGTCCCTCCCCCCTGCCGACGCAGTCCTACGCCGTGATCGACGCGGACAAGCAGCTCAACGTGGGGGCGTCCGCGCAGTCGGTCCACGTGGGCTGGACGTTCTACGACGGCGGGGCGAACGTTCCCCTGCAGACGAACGAGACCCTCGTCATCGATGCCCGGGACCTGTCCGGCATCGCCAGCGTCACGGTCGACGACGCGAGGTGCACGGCCGCCGGGCAGGTCTTCACCTGCGTCAACAAGGACGTCGCCCAGCCGCCGTACGTCGACTTCACCGTGCGGGCGGACCCGGGCGCCGCGGTCGGCGCCACCGGCACACTCAAGTACGCCGTCAGCGCGGACCACGGCACCGGTGCCACCGCGGAGGCGAAGGTGGTCGTCGGCGTCCCGGACCTGGTCGTCGGCAAGGTCCCGGACGTGACGCACGCCAAGCTCGGATCCCGGATCGAGCTTCCGCTCCGGCTGCGCAACACCGGCGACCTGGCCACGGACCGCCGCATCATGCTGCGCTGGGAGGAGGTGGGCGGGCTGGTCTTCGACCGGAAGTTCTCCAACTGCGCCTACGGCGACGGCGACGACCCCGTCGAACCCGGCAGCCAGGCGTCCGTCACCTGCATCTTCACGGCCCCCGTCGCCGCGGGCGCCACCGTCGAGCTGAGCAGCCCGCTGACCGCGACGGTCGGCAAGCACGTCCTGACCGCCGTGACCGACTACTCGGCCGAGCTCCTGAAGCCCGGCGTGGACCCAGGTGGCGGCGTCCACCAGGGCACCGGGCCCGCGCTCACCCTGGTGCCCGCGTCCGGTGCGGGAGACGGCTTCGAGAGCGGTGCCACGGGCCAGGTCCGCGTCTCGGCCGACAGCTCCGCGGACCTCGCGGCCACCGCCGCGGTGACACCCCGCGGTACGGCCGGCCAGTGGACCCTGACCCTCAACGCCGTGAACCACGGCCCGGCCTCCGCGTACGGCGTCGGCAACAAGGCCGTCGCCCTGCTCGACGTGGTCCTGCCCAAGGGCACGGTCGCGACCGGCAACGCCTTCGAGGAGGGGGAGGACGGCCCCTACGGCGAGTGCTTCCTCTGGGTCAGCGACACGAAGACGGCCCCCTTCGCCGCGGGCCACCGGCACTACGTCTGCCCCGTGCCGCGCGGTGTCGCCGCCGGGAAGAGCCAGCTGTTCGTGCTGTGGGTGAAGCCCGCCAAGGACTACACGGACGCCAAGGGCACGGCGACCGTACGCCCCGGCCCGGCGGGCATCGCCCTCCATGACCGGAACACCGCCAACGACAGCGTGACGTTCGCCTTCGACAAGGCGGCCGCGTCACCGACGTCGAGCACGTCCGCGTCCTCGCCCACGTCCGGCACGTCCCTCACCCCGGGAGCGTCGGGCGGTACGTCGGCCACACCGACCGCGACGGCCGCGCCCGGCGGCACGCTGCCGCACACGGGCACGGGCCCCATGGCCCTCATCGCCGGCGCGGCGGGCGGGGCCGTGGTGCTGGGCTCGGCGGCCCTGCTCGTCGCCCGCCGCAGGCGTAACTCCCGCTGA
- a CDS encoding barstar family protein produces MTELAVTLDLDGVTDKAGLMDRCARALSLPDWFGRNWDALADSLGDHTVWPEGAVERGLLVVVRNWQPYAKARPDEWEIAVGVFGDAVDATPELSVVLALGGSGR; encoded by the coding sequence ATGACGGAGCTCGCGGTCACGCTCGACCTCGACGGGGTCACGGACAAGGCCGGCTTGATGGACCGCTGTGCCCGTGCGCTGTCCCTGCCCGACTGGTTCGGCCGGAACTGGGACGCCCTCGCCGACAGCCTCGGCGACCACACCGTGTGGCCCGAGGGCGCGGTGGAGCGGGGGCTGCTGGTCGTCGTACGGAACTGGCAGCCGTACGCCAAGGCGCGGCCCGACGAGTGGGAGATCGCCGTCGGTGTCTTCGGGGACGCGGTCGACGCGACGCCGGAGCTTTCCGTCGTGCTCGCGCTGGGCGGGAGCGGGCGCTAG
- a CDS encoding ribonuclease, whose protein sequence is MLLRFVPRVLLACRVLLVCLAVLLPVGCSSTATSGTDASSVKLSQLPAEARQTVALIDKGGPFPYAKDGVVFGNYEKLLPQQKRGYYHEYTVRTPGSRDRGARRIVTGQDGEIYYTDDHYKSFRTVLR, encoded by the coding sequence ATGCTGCTGCGGTTCGTCCCCCGAGTGCTTCTCGCCTGCCGGGTTCTTCTCGTCTGCCTGGCCGTACTGCTGCCGGTCGGCTGTTCCTCCACGGCCACCAGCGGTACCGACGCGAGTAGCGTCAAGCTCTCCCAACTCCCCGCCGAGGCACGGCAGACCGTCGCTCTCATCGACAAGGGCGGACCCTTCCCGTACGCCAAGGACGGGGTCGTCTTCGGGAACTACGAGAAGCTGCTGCCCCAGCAAAAGCGCGGCTACTACCACGAATACACCGTCAGGACGCCGGGCTCGCGCGATCGCGGGGCCCGGCGCATTGTCACCGGGCAGGACGGCGAGATCTACTACACCGATGATCACTACAAGTCGTTCAGGACGGTACTGAGATGA